The Glycine soja cultivar W05 chromosome 4, ASM419377v2, whole genome shotgun sequence genomic sequence aaattaacagCAAGTACTTGGTTATTTTCAGTTATAGTAActacaaacaaaaaaagggccaataaacaataaacaaaaacatgacAGGACCTTTCCAGGGTCCGTACAAGGAACAGAAGGATCAAATTGGTCTCATGACTTATTACCTTGCCTTCTCTGATTCATCGTCCTTTCCTTTAACATCTTTTATCCTTCTCCcaccaaaagagaaaggaaataagAGATAAACATCTCTGTGAATCCAATGTAGCTCTAGATAATGGGCCACAGAGATATGTTATCTTTCTTAAGCAACACTTATGATGCTATCTTGATTGTTGAAGCATGGCAGTGCATGTAAAGCAGAATGTGTTGATGATGTTTGTCTTTGACTAGATGACAAAGATAACCCGAGAGACAGTGTTGGTGGATCAATGGAACTCAAACTTGCAGTGATATCAGACACTGTGGAGCCACTATGATCTGGAACAATAGGGATTGTACAAACAAGCTTAGTACTTGGATCATTCTGTTCCACATTTCCTTGTTCTAAAGTGAGTGTTTCCATTGGATTCCCAGCTTGAACTGACATGACTCGAGAACCAACATCCTTTGGATACATGGACATCATTGGAAAACCATTCATGTAGCTTCCTTCAGGGGTTACAGGGTAAACGGGACGAAAGAGAGACACATTATCTTGATGCTGGATCTGTCCTTCCTCCACAGGGGTTGTAGAGACCTGACACAGAAAATTGAACAAGATCATTAAAAATTACCGAGGTTGCTATCATACCCTAAAGGCTAATTGATTGTTGATCTCACAGTAAATGCTGAAAAATCCATTATATATAGGTAGCTGTCAATATAATACTGGATAAGTCTTCACCGGTACCAAACCatggaaacaaaaaagattGGTACTAAATTAATTCGGATGTTTCTCCAATCCTCCAAGGTTAAAATAGTTAACTTCTTGACCTATAAAGCCTGAAATCATGTGATTCTGTCGAATTTCTCTTCAACAACCAAAGGACTTTAATTAATAAACTCAAGACAAGATACGTAACCAAAGGgcacaagtttcttttggtttcGCGAAACATTTTCTATTCCAtttcccgtgtttacaaacaattacaaaaaaagCTATACTCTTTTCACctgatttcaaaattttgaaccaAAACAAAGTGAAAATAAGATTACAAATTTGCAATTGttggtaaaattaaaaaagaaaacacggGACTGTTTAGTTTAAGAAAACAGAAATATGTTCAAGGAAGAAACACTTTCAAATATgctaaacaaatttttaaaaataaaacccaaCTTAAACTGAGCAGTGtggtaactttttttctttccctttttcctTTGGTTTCTAGACTTTGTTTTCCTAACACGGCAAATGAAACCATGCCTCAAATTTCAATCCCACCACCAACAACGATTAAAAATCCGTTGACTCAGAACACCTAATTCCATGCCACAAAAGTAACAGCAAAGTTTAGCATAACACaacaacatgaaaaaaaaatgatgaggttaCCGAGTCGGTGGTGATGTCAAAGAGGCTGGATCTCCGGCGCCGGCGATTGAGGTTGGTGCGGCGGAGAAAGTACTTCTGAGCATGGCTAGCAACCTGTGTTGGCGTCCTCGTTTTGACATAGTTCCTTGAGATCcctctccaatcacctttccccACTTTCTGCAACCCCACCAAGAATAGCTTGTGCTCTTCCTCCGTCCATGGAATCCCTGATCATACATCAACCATCAACAACACCCTCTTAACATAACAAATCAATAATCACATTCATGTTCATATCCTATAACAAACCCACAAAccttacattaaaaaataaaataaatacaaaacttAGATACACTAACATATATGGCTAACATGATATGATCATCTCTCCgatgaaaattaatatttcgTATCAATAATAGGTCTGAATAATTAAAATCGACGCTAATTACAGATATAAACATTCATATTCCATAACAAAACCCACAAAccttacattaaaaataaaataaataaaatacaaaacttaGATTAACTAACATGGCCAATATgatctttcaaaaacaaaaatagccaATATGATATGATCCTCTCtctgatcaaaattaaaatccatATCAATATATAATAGCTACTTagtttttagtaattaaaatcGGCAATCATTACAGACAAAAATGATGTATTTAAGTATAGCCTAATAAAAACATCTAAatgatttatcaaaaaaattattataaaaataaaagcatctaATTTTTGATGGAGTGACCAATcaattatatgtaaaaaaaaaacaaaacaaagtactaatttattaaaataacaaagcgtcgcagagagagagagagagttttggAAGGCGTTGGTCGGACCTCGCTTGCGGTCGCGGTTCTTGCCGGAGTTTATCGGAGCGGCATCGTCAGCGGAGGCGTAGCCGGCAGCGACGTCGTCTTTGGCGTTGGCGGCGTCGCGAGGGAGCTCGTACTGCGAGAGGTTGTTCATACTCACGCTCTTCCTCATGGAGTCCACTACGACTCTCACGCCGAACAGCATGATCTCGCCGGAGACGGCGGAGCCGGCGGCGGAGCAGGAGGAGGATAGAAGCATTTTCTGGCGAACCTTTGGTCGGAAAAGAAAGGTGAATTATGCTCTGTGTGCGGGAGTGATTAATATAAGAGAGAGAAGTGAGACGCGAGCTTGGCTAAGGGGACACAcatgttttaaaataagaggTAACATGTGATGTACTTTATAcagaaataattgaaaattctaCCTAAGATCATTGATTGTGATTACGGGAAAAGTAAGGGCacctctttttaatatttttttaaaaaaattataatcaattaaaatttattacaatcatccattttaatatattttatttcagaaaattattaaatagaaaataaaacctaataaaaaggtaaaaataataatttttttagaaattttaaccaatcatatatcatatataaaatcttaaaaaaaatgttaaacagaATATGTCATttcttgaaatattatttttagtacaTGTATCTATCtatttttcattgttattattatttgttaataaattaagaagatatattagtttttttaccaaaaggaagtgaaagagatatatatttgataaagtCAAGCTAGCTGGCGTAGCCAAAGATAATAtgcaaatggtttttttttgtttaatatttttgtgcTAAATAAGGATGtaattttagtataaatattttactctgattaaaaataattttggtatTTCATTgaggtaattattataaaaaataataaatttattattaacataGTATAATTGATAgattgtagtaaaaaaaaaaaagtatgattgATAATAGGTAAGACAACGGGGCGGGACGGGGACCAATATTGCATTTTTTACCACGTCCTTGACTTAGTGACCGATCCTTGACCCCACTCATGATCCCCACCGAGATTACAAAATACGTACCCATCCTCGTCCCCATTCGGGTCGGGTTTTCTTGCCTCGTCCTCGTtagtattgattaaaatttaaaaaaagagagagagaagaaaaatactttaacttattgaaaaaaatgtagcaaaaaaaaaaaacaataacaaaaccaaattcaaaatatgagatcattatcataatttaaaaaattactaaaacaaatcaatcaattaaattaaaatcataaaatttggatattacATAAGGAATTAAGgacatgtatatttaatttctccCAAAACAAAGTCCcttctatatatatgttgtcCCAATAAGTAGCATATGATTCtgtttagcaaaaaaaaaatatactaatatattatGTTGGTTGTCCTTTAAGTTCTAATTTAGCAACTAACATGTTTCATTCTTtcaaattacataataaaaaaagaaacaacttaAATTGTTCAGCAAATAAATCTTGATCATTCTTCCAAATTAGTGACACCAGCACCTATCATTTCACatgcataaaagaaaaaaaaaatagaacaaaagcttatattatataataataaaaaatgaaattcagaACATTATTTACCTTTATCATCTGAAATCATTTCATTCATTATAGTAGCACATTCAACAATAACTTTATAGCTCA encodes the following:
- the LOC114409778 gene encoding transcription factor MYB1R1-like, translated to MLLSSSCSAAGSAVSGEIMLFGVRVVVDSMRKSVSMNNLSQYELPRDAANAKDDVAAGYASADDAAPINSGKNRDRKRGIPWTEEEHKLFLVGLQKVGKGDWRGISRNYVKTRTPTQVASHAQKYFLRRTNLNRRRRRSSLFDITTDSVSTTPVEEGQIQHQDNVSLFRPVYPVTPEGSYMNGFPMMSMYPKDVGSRVMSVQAGNPMETLTLEQGNVEQNDPSTKLVCTIPIVPDHSGSTVSDITASLSSIDPPTLSLGLSLSSSQRQTSSTHSALHALPCFNNQDSIISVA